AACCCACTAATTCTTTTGCCAACGTCTTCATCTGCGGTAAGGTCATAAACCATCCTGTAACAGTCAAGTGCCTGATCTTTGTCGCCGGCATTCTCCGCCTCTTCTGCAGCCTTATACAAAAGAGCAAGCGTCACAGAATTGGCTGCTGTAGGAATTTCGTTATCTTTAAGGATCTTCTGGATCTGGTCCAGGTCTTTTTCTGCAATCTTCTTACCAATAGCCTTCTCCAGGAATTCCAGTTCTGCATCAGCCTGCTGAGAATCCTCAAAATATTTGCTGTAGAGATAACATGCTGCTGAGACTTCCGGCTTATACTTCTCAAGATAGTACCATCCAAGGTTTCTGTAATATGCTGCAAGTTCTGCTCTGGTGCAGCAGTAGTTAAATGACTCAGTAGTGTATGAATACTCTCCTTCTGCATCTCCAAGCTGTTTGCAACACAAAATGATTCCAAGTATCACTTCCATATCCACCGGATTCTCAAGGTATGCAGCAAGCCACTCTTGTTGAGCACCTGAATAATTACCGGAAATCAAAAGCCCTTTTGCCTTCTCCTTGTGTGGTGTCAAAGTATCTTCATCGGATATTTCATATTCATCATCGCCCAAGCAGTAGTATTCATATAAAAAGACTTCTGAAATATGCCTGAGGCAAACCTTTAGTTTACTCATCTTTTTCTTTCAACCTCTTCTTAAGAAACTCGTAGCGGAGCCTTTTCTCATCATTTATCTCCACTTTCGTTGTCAGTCTCATCCTCTGTAAGATATGGCTTAAGAACATCCATAATCTCTTTGTTGTGCTCAAGAAGGTTGTAAACACCATCCTCAGACAATACGCCGCGTTTTAGATCTTCTGGATAAAGCCCCTGCTCATCCGCCTCAAAATCTTTTCTCCATTGCTTACTGCCATAGTAGTCGGACAGTTTCTGAAGATCATCCTGCATGTGCTGAAGATCAAAAATGTTAGCCTCAAGAGCCTTAAGCGTAGCATTTGCCTTCTGGTAGATTGCTTCCATCTTGTTCAGATTCGCCGGAACATTATCTCTCTGAAGACGCTTAGCAAAGTGATTCTTCTTGTGATCGTATCTCTCTGCAGCTTCCTCTGGGAATAAATGAAGACTTCTGTTGGTTAGGACCTCTGCAACACGCTTGTGGGCTTCTTCATCAGAAAAGCATTCCTTTATCTGATCCTTGTATATTGCGTACATCAGATTTGTGCAGAGAGCCTTGGCACGCTGCTTCAGATCTGAGTAGTGTTTTATTCTTGGTGGATGTTTCTTTTTGCTCATGGATGGTATCCTTCTGGTAATTATCAGTCTTTTAATTATATCAAAAACGAGACTACTACATCGTAGCAATCCCGTTCATTATAAATATATTACTCAAGGTCACTTTTTTATCCCAATCAGTTCTATCATTCTTTCATTTGAGATGAATGTCTTAATGACAAATTCTTTCTCAAGCAGCTCGAGAAATTCCTGATCTGAAGGAAGCCCCCGTGACACGTGGCAGGCTCCACCTGCGTGGCAGCCATCTATAACCTCTCTGCTGGCTCCATGAGCTATGCAGATACTCCCATTATCTACCAGAGCCGTTGACAGATTATGCATAAGTGTTTCCGGCGACGGAAAATGAGGAAATGCATTATATATAACGCATACGTCATATTTTTCATCAAACTCAAACTGCTCCGCATCTCCGTTAATAAAATCAACTTCGGAATGATTTCTGAACTTTTGCCTGGCCTTTTCCAGCATTTGAGCTGAAATGTCTACTCCGGTCACTTTTTTTGCGCCTGCTTCCAGATAATACGGAATCATGAAGCCTGTTCCACAGGCAATATCCAGCACCTTTTTTCCTTCAAGCTGCCCCAGATTCCCGATGATATCACGCGTAACAGATTCATCATTGCTTGCAAAGTCATCCCATTTTTCGGCCAGTCCGTCAAAAAATTCAATTACCTGTTCTTTACTGACAATATCCATATGTTATGCAGCCTTTTTTACTGTACTATTTGTTGCTAATCCTGCTTTATACAGAGCAAATACTATTGTAGGAATGAATATAAGCTGAATGATAATTCCCGGAAGGCTTGTTACAAAGTAGCTTGTAGCCCATACCTTTATTGAATACTCACCTCTTGCAAAAATGAGAGCGCGGGACAAACCACCGATAACCCTACCTGCAAGCATAGCAACAATCAGGCTTATATAAAGATCCGCATATATCTTTCCTGTGTTGACAAGTTTTATCATAAGACCAGTACAGATGCCATAAACAGCAAGTTCAACCATCATTGCAGGCAAAATAGCCATTGGTGGCATTCCTGTAATAATCGATGAAAGAAGTGGTCCGACAAGTCCGCAAACAAGACCATACTGCCATCCGCATACCAATCCGCAAATAAGTACCGGAATATGCATAGGGCTGATCACTGACCCGGCATTCGGAATCATGTGAAATGCCATCGGCAGTACCACACACAAGGCAATACACATTGCAGTTGTTACCATATTTTTTACTAAGTTTTGTTGTTTCATTTTTCTTAACCCCCATGGTTTCTTTTTTCAAAACTTCTATTATGATAACAACACCNAAAAACAGCCACAAGCCCCATGGGGGGTTATAAAATCAGAAAAGTCCTTTTTACGGTCAACGAAAATCTAGGAAAGCGCTTTCCTTTAATGCGTGAAAAAAAGCCCTGCTCAATATCAATTTTGATAATGAACAGAGCGCAATATTGCCGTCATAACGTTTTTTCTATTTTCTTAAGTGCATTGCAGAAATCTTCATCATTATGATCAGATACATGGTATAGGAATTCACCAAATGGCATTATCTTCACATCATTGACTTCATGAGTATCATATTTAAAGCCTTCCTCTGGCACATCTACTCTACACATAAAAACAGTTACGATAGCTCCTGTTCCATCATCCCAGTCAACAATGTGTTCAAAACCAAATTTGAGCTCATCGGCGGGAATTGTTATATCTAGTTCCTCTTTTGTTTCTCTTATAGCTGCTGCCTCCGGTGTCTCACCTGCCATTACAGCTCCACCGGTCATATCCCACTTACCGGGGTAAAACCTGGCTTTCAGGGATCTTTGCTGAACAATATACTGACCTTCTCCCTTGCCTGGTGCAGGACTATCCGTTGTTTTCATGATAATGAGGACATGCCTATAGTATTCTCCAGTGGTCTTAGGATCATGCTTTGGTCTGCTAACTCCTGTAAATTGACCATCTCTTGTAAAAATATCTATATATTCCATTGAAATGTTACTCCACTTTTGTCCTAGTTTTTCATAGATCTTTTGGCTCTATCCTTTTTGTATCTATTTTAATCAATACAGAATAATTCGAGCAACATCTTTCTCATTTCCTCCTCTAAACATCCCTATCAATTCTCCTCCAATATGTGGAAGTGGATGTCTTCACAGCTTCTTCATAAGGATCAGTAATTCTCCGCTTTATCACTGGACATATTATGCTGCAAGAGATCAAGCCATAAAGAGAATTACCAATGATCATTGGCACAAGAATTGAGTACGGCATAAGAGCAAGTATTATGAACAGATAAATTGCTGTATATATAATAAGCTTCAGGCTGCTCTTCCACTCCAGAATAAGGAGTATGGCTGCGTTTCTAATTATTCCTGACAATCCAAGACGCAGATGAGCAGCCAATACAAAAGTCCATGCTGCAAAAAGAATGCCTATGCCAAATATAGCGCAGCCGGCACCCATGATGATCACATATGAAGTATTGTCAGAGACAGCTTTAAAGTTTCCCGCAAAGCTCATGAGATAATAGCCATAGAAAATGACTGCAGACTCCATGATGCCCAAGACAAGCTTTTTAATAAAGCCATCTTTAAATTCTGCAAGATAGTCCTCCAGGGTAAAGTCATAACCCTTCAGAAACATTTTGCCGGTAAAGGCGCAAAGTGCTGTCCATGCAGCCGGTATTGTGATTAGAGGAATGCAGCTTATGATAAATACTATATTTATCATGAACAGCTTTCCTGGAAAATTAACAACAAGATATAAGATGCGGAAAAAGCCGCCCTTAGGCGGCTCTTTTTCCACATCGTTTTCTCCAAGATACCATTTCATAAAACGATTCAAGTATTTCATTTTTTCCCCTATATATTAGTTTTTCATACCAGTCAGTACTATACCTTCTACAAAGCTCTTTTGCCCAAATATATAGATTACTATACCAGGCAGAATAGTCATAAAAGTGGCTGCCATAGCCATGGGCCAGTTTGTTCCAAAAGAGCCTGTGAAATTGGTGAGTGCAATGGCAAAAGTAAACTTGCTCATACTGTTAATGTAGATTATCTGCTGGAGCATATCATTCCAAATCTGTATAAATAACATCATTCCAACAACAACTACTGCTGGCTTGATCGCAGGAACAAGAATTGTCCACAATATCCTCATGCGGCTGGCCCCATCTATTGATGCAGCTTCATCAAGATCCCTGGGGATTGTCATAAGGAACTGCCTTATCAGGAAGATGTTAAAGAATCCTCCACCTGTTAAAAACGGCAGGATCAGAGGCCAATATGTGTCACCAAGTCCAAAGAATTTTGTCCACGCAATATAAAGTGGAATCAGCGTAACCATGCCTGGAAGAAGAATTGTGCTGACACAGATCTTAAATATAAGATTTTTGCCTCTAAACCTTAGTCTGGCAAAGGCGTAGCCACAAAAGATGGCAGTAATAACACCAAATGTCACAGCCGGAATGATAATTGAAAAGGTGTTTTTAAAATATGTCCAGTATTCGAAGGTCTGAAGGGTCTTGGTGTAGTTGGACCATAGCCACTCTGTTGGAATAAAGGATGGCGGATAAGCGTTGACCTGCGCAACACTCATAAGTGAAGATCTGAATATCCACCATATTGGAAGGAGTGTCAGAAATGCAAAAAATAAGGCAATCAATGTTACAACTGAGCGGTTTGCCAGTTTCCTTTTTTCTTTTCCTGTCATGTCTGCTCCCCCTTTCTCATGCTTCATCGCTAAAGATGCTATCTTTTTGAGTTACAAATAATACTATTGTAAAAATGCCTACTAGAACAAAGAATATAACTGAAAAAGCTGCTGCATATCCAAGCTTATTTTTTTCAAATCCATACATGTAGATAACATAAGATAAAAACATAGACTTCTTGGCCGGGCCGCCATTTGTAAGGGCTAGAGCCGGATTAACTACCTGCAGATGTGTGATAAGAGCAGTCAATACATTATAAAAAATAATAGGCTTGATGCATGGAATAGTTATGTTCCAAAATCTCTGCCATGAGTTGGCTCCATCTATCTGAGCTGCTTCCTTGTACACAGTAGGTACATTTTGAAGTCCTGCAAGGAATATTACTATGAGATTTCCGCTGGCCCATACTGCGATGAGAACAAGGGCCGGTATTACCTGCCTTGGACTGTCCAAAAATCTCTGGGGTGGAATTCCTAGCATTCTGAAGATGAAGTTAAAGAGTCCATAGTTCTGCTCATAAAGCCATTGCCAGCCTTTGAAAACACCTATTGCCGGTAGCAGATAGGGTATAAAGAAAATAGATCTGAAGATAGTTCTTCCAAAAATATCCATGTTTAGAATAAGTGCTATCACCAGAGAATAGATAACCGCGCCGATAACTGCCAAAAATGCATACAAAAGCGTTGCCTTTACAGCACTTGCAAAATACACATCTTTTGTAAAAATCCTAATGTAATTATCCAGACCCACAAATTCAGGGGTGGACAAACCATTATAGCTAAACAAACTAAGTACAAACACTGCTATGGTAGGAAGATAACTTATAAATGTGATTCCAAGGAATGCCGGAATCAGGCACAAGTAGGCACATCTTTCCTCTTTTCTATTATATTTGGACTGAGAAGTACGTATTTTTCTTTTGCCGGATGCTCTTTTCATACTCTTCGCCTCGCTTGTACTATATATCCCCGCAACTTCCATTGTATAATCCCTCTCCCCTGATATCAACGCCGGCGAAGGCAGTTATACTGCACTTTTGACCATGTTTCAAAGGCTATAATAAACTGTCTTCGCACGGCAATGTATTAATTGTTAATTATTTGTGCTGAAAATATCATTTAGCTCATCATAATACTCATCGATAGCTTCTTTCATTGTCTGATCACCAGACCAAACAGCCGAGAATGCTGAATCAAGAGTTGCATTAAACTCGTCTGTTGCATTGATGTAATACCATGCTGTTGACTGAGAATTTTCTCTTGCGTAGTCTACTACTGCACTCTTGTACATATCATGGTCAGGATAATTAGGGTTATCAATCCACTTATTTGTAAATTCATCATCTGTGTACCACTTATCAAGAATAGGCATCCATGTTCCTGCTTCAATAAGTGACCAGCTGTTTTCTTCCTGGTAGTACCACTTGAGCCATGTCATAGCTTCTTCAGGGTGCTTGGTTGTAGCAAATACCACGTTTGGTCCGCCAGTACAAATTGTAACCTTCTCCTTCATGTAAGGAAGAACGCCTACGCCATATTTAAAATCTGCAGATGGTCCAAGGAAGGTTCCAACATTCCAGGTTCCATCTGTAGCCATAACAACCTTCTTGGAACCAAGTGAGGATTCAAGCGCGTTAGCTGCGCTTGTTACAGGAGGTGCACAGTGATAAACATCTGAAAGGTCTGCAATTTTCTGCAGTGCTTCTACTGTTGCATCGTCATTGATAGTACATTCTTTGCCGTCAGCACTATAATATCCGCCACCATTACTCTTTGCCCATACTTCAAGCTGCCATGGAAGAGTGTTAACTGTGCAGCCGTAAACATCAACGTTTGCTGGATCAAAGTCTGGACTTAATGCGTTATTACCGTTGATATCAACTGTGAGAGTCTGAGCTATCTTAACAAATGTATCCCAGTCCCATGCACTGTCTGCACTTGCAGGAGGTGTAAAATCAGCAACATTTAATCCCTGTTTGGAACAGATTTCTTCCAAAAGATCTATGTTGTACCAAAGGGTAAGTACCTCATTGGCTGCTGAATAAGCCACAGGTGTTCCCTGATATTTAAAGGTTATGGAATCAAGAGGTTTGGAATCACCTTCATCGTACATTGAGCTGATGTCTGCAAGTAATCCATTCTCTGCAAATTTTAATACTCCAGCTTCACTCATGATGGCTGTATCAGGAAGTTCTCCTGCTGTAGCCATTGCGTTTAACTTGGTTACATAGGTATCATGGTCAATCTTGATTACTTCTACTTCAATTTCATCCTGGGACTGATTGAACTTATCAGCCACCGCCTGAGTTGCAGCAGTCTCTGTCTCATTGCCCCACTGAGCATAGGTAATATGTACCTTTTCTCCAGTGCTCTCACTAGTTGAAGCAGGTGTCTCTGTCTCTGTTTTAGGTGTCTCTACTGCGTTCTGCGTTGTGTCCTGCGCTTCCCCCTGTGCGCTTTGAGAACTTGCACCACAACCTGTTACCAACATTGCCGTAGTAGTAACAACAGTTAATGCCATGCTCAACAATCTTTTCTTTTGCATACTTGAAATATCCTCCTTTAGAAAATTATTATTCAGCAGTAATGTTCTATCTTTAGATAGAAATATTCTGCCAGACTTCCATCTCTCCAATACCTCTGTTGTTCCAAAAAGCATAGGGAACCGCTCTGATCTTCACAGGCTTCTTAGTAAATCTTGCCTCTCCGTAAAGGCTGCCATCTTCAATACCAACACTCTTAACCCTGTAGCCCTCATACTCTATCGCCGGTACTTCTCCCGGAAATTCTTCATAAGCTTTGCCCTTTAGCAGATTAGCATCAGTATCCACGTAAATGTCAGATAAGTTCTGTCCATTGTCCGCCTCCTCCAGGCAATAGACCATAGGTCCATGCATTACAGCAACCTTACCTGCATCAGCCCTGACATTGTGGTCTGCTGCCACAAATCTTGGATGAATCCCCATATTAAGCTCAATCCTGTGTTTACCACCCTTAAGAGCAATTACTGCATAGTTATTGTCAGCTATATAGGAAAGCTTTTCACCATCAAGGGCTATCTCCATATCTTTGGCATAGGCCGGAACTCTTATCCTGATATCTGTAGCCTGCAGAGTAGAAATCCCGATATCTACTGTTCCATCTGTCAAAAGAGCTGACTTAAGCTCCACAAATATTTCCTGACCGGAATTATCCACCGAAAGGGTTGATGATATGAACTGATTAATGTAGATTCCCTTTTCATCACAAGCATATAAATACTGAGAAAGAGAAGCCAGCGTTCTCGCAAGATTAGGAGGACAGCAGGCAACACTAAACCATTTCTGCCTGGCAGGTTTAACGTGATCCATATAGGTATTCTCAGTACAAAACTGCGGAATCATCTCTAATGGATTTACGTAAAAATATCTGTCTCCTTCCAGATTCATAGCTGCCAGAATAGTGTTGTACAATACTCTTTCAACTGTATCATAATAGCTTGCATTTTTCTTTAGGGCAGCCATCCTCTGTCCAAACATCATCATTCCCACAGAAGCACAAGTCTCACAATAATTTGTGCTGTTAGGCAGGTCGTAATCTGTGGTAAAGCACTCCAAAAATCCGCTGCTGCCAATTCCTCCTGTGATATACATTCTCTTGCCTATCATGTTATCCCACAGTCTGTCACAGGCTTTTTCCATTTCTTTATCCTGCTGCCATTTTGCCAGGTCTGCCATAGCACTGTACAGGTACATTGCCCTTACAGCATGACCTTCAGCCTCAGTTTGTTCTACTGGAGGTTTCTCTGCCTGTGCATACTTCATAGAATAGTTTCTAAACTCAGGAAAGAACTCAGGGCCTTTTCTGCCATCAATCTCATTCTGCAAATAATTAGGTGCAGTTCCCCTCTGCCTGACAAAATAATCAGCCTGCTTTAAGTACTTGTCATCCCTGGTCCACCTATAAAGCTTGATCAAAGCCAACTCAATTTCTTCATGCCCTGGAACTCCAGGAATCTGTCCTTTCTTTGTTCCAAATACCCTGCAAATAAGGTCAGCATTCCTCATTGCAATTTGAAGAAATTTCTCCTTACCAGTGGCCAGTGCATAAGCAACTGCTGCCTCAATCATATGTCCTGAGGTATATAATTCGTGTCCCTCAACCAGGTTTGTCCATTTCTTTTCCGGAGCTGTTATCTGAAAGTAAGTATTTAAATATCCGTCTTTTTCCTGAGCCTTTTCCAAAATATCGATCACCTGATCAATTTTACCTTCAAACTGAGTCCCGCTACCTATTGCAATGCAATAGGCAGCTGACTCTATCCACTTATATAGATCAGTATCAAGAAAAACTACTCCTTGCCGTTCTCCCTCTTGTAGTCCGGCAGCTATACGGAAGTTTTTGATACATCCCGTAGGATCAGTTCCTTCCAGGTCATCATTTAGAGCTTTCCACTGATGAACCAGCATGACTTCACTTACTTTATTGATATAATGCCCGAATAAAGGATCAGTGACTTTTACCTGCTGAAGTTTCAACGGCCTTATTTCTTTTTCCATGCCCAATGCCCCTTCTTATTTTTTAGTTAATAAGCACTCCGTTTTCATCAAAGGTGTACATCTCTCCTTCTAGTTGTGTGCAAAGTTAACGTTTTCCCTTTTCATATATAAAGCTGTAGTCCTCGCTACAACTCATGATATTCTTGTAACCCATCTCCCAATTTTATTTTAGGTAAACGTTTACCTTAATTTGGATTTTATATTGTTGCATTATATATGTAAATAGCAATTTTCAATAATATTGCGAGCAATTTTTTGGTTGTTTTTTATTAAGAAAACGTTTACCATTATCTTGTAATTAGTATTTTGGAAGTGAGGACGAACTGTGTCTAATATGAAAGACATCGCCAAAAAAGCCCAGGTATCTGTCGCAACAGTATCCAAGGTTTTAAATGGCACCGGAAATATAAGTGAAGAGACCACCAGGAAAATTCTGGAAATTGCTGAGGAACTTAATTATCATCCGAACCTCTATGCCAGAAATCTAAAAACTGGTTCCAGCAGGACAATTGGGATTCTTGCAGAGGACCTTACCGTATTCAACACTCCTCCAGTAATAGACGGCATCGGAGCCTGTTGCGAAGAGAAGGGTTATCGTTATCTCTTGGAAAATCTTCGCATAAACACTCTTGGTATTGATCCTGACAATGACAAGGATAGATACTCAGAAATCAAAAACAATGCAGTTTCACACATGAGTTCCATGCAGGTTGATGGAATTATTTATCTTGGCTGCCATTCTCACAGAGTAGTACCAAGCATATTTGAAAACAATATTCCTTTCGTATGCGCTTACTGCATTTCTCCATCCCTTGCGATTCCTTCTGTTTTGTATGATGATCAGCACGCCGCCTATGAAGCAGTTTCTCTTCTGATCAAAAAAGGACACAAAAAAATAGCCACCATAACTGGCAAAGTAAGCAGTGTTCACACCAGATGGCGACTAACAGGTTATCAGGAATCCTTATATGATCATAACATCCCCTACAATCCCGGGTATGTAGTAAATGGTGATTGGTCAAGAGACAGTGGCTACAACGCCACCAAGAAACTTATCAAGCAGCATGTGACTGCTATTTTTTCTCATAACGATGAAATGGCCATGGGCGTAATAGATGCCTGCAATGATGCTGGGATTCAGGTTGGCAAGGATATTGCACTTATTGGCTTTGATAACAGGGAATTATCAACAGTGTGTCGTCCAACACTCACAACTGTTGAACCCCCTCTTTTTGATATCGGCTACAAATCAGCCGAAGGCCTGATTTCAAAAATTGAACATAAAGAAGACATTCTGCGAGGCGAAGTGCGACTTCCTTGCAGGATAATAGAAAGAGATTCTACCTGATTGGTAGAATCTCAACTTCCTCGCCCCTTGAGATCATCTTGCCAATTTCCTGATCAAGCTCGTAAACTGTTCCGCAACAGCTAGTCTGCACGTAGTAATGCTTATTCCACTTTAATGTAGGTATAAAGAAAAGAGACAGCACTGTATATGTCATGAACACGTTGAAGCGCCCATATTTCCCACAGATAGAGCAGGTTATCAGCTGATTGAACTCAAAATCCTTCCTGCCATCTGTAATTCCCATGATAAAAAACATCTTCTATTTCACTCCATCCTTAATAATGTACCCTCACAACCTGCTTGTCTGCCTCTGTTGCAGGCTCAGACTTCTGTTGTAAACTCCATGCTTTTCTCTTTCCTTTCGCGCTTATTAGTTCGCCGCGACCCCCGTAGGAATCGCGGCTTAAACCACTTAATTACTTCTTGAACAATCCACCTGCAAGATCCTTGAGATCTCCGAGGTCAAGCTTACCGTCTGCTACTGCAGCCTGAACTTTCTTGATGTCGTCTTCACTAACATCAATGTTGGCTTTCTTCAGAAGCGCAACGCCTTCCTTGGGGTCAGCCTTGGCAATCTGAGCCATGAGCTCTTTGTTACCATTGATCTTCTTGATAATGTCTGCTACGTCCAAAATACTTCCCATTTGTTTCTCCTCCAATCTTGCTTTTTGTTTATTGTTCGTTAAAGCGTCGCCGCTCAAACTTCTAAATGCTGCCTGTTTCCATAGCCATCCTTCTTAAGATCTGAATCAAGCAGATCATAACTCTCCGGTACGATCTTAATCAGATTCATAGGCATCGGAAGTTTCTTCATTGCTTCCACAGGAATCCTCTTGTGCTCCATGATCTTCAGGTATTCATCCGTGAAGGGCTCAACCATGCTGGCAAGTCCCATCACCTGAAGACTCTTAAGCTGATGGAATCCACCATAGGGCTCATAGATAGCAAATGCCACATGCTTATTATTCTTCAGAGCCTTGAACTTCAGACCTCCTTCGGAAAAGAGATAAAAGCTGCCATCCACATAGTTGTACTCAATCGGAGTACATCTCACAAAATCCCCTGATGCGACAGCCAATGCACATGTATTGTGTGCCTTTATAAACTCATCAATCTTATCCTTAAGAGCATCTTCCTTCATGTGGACAGAATCCTTATCCTTTTCTAACCACACTGATGCTGCTTTTTCATAATCTATTTCCCACATTACTTTTGTTCCTCCAGATACCTAACCTTCTTTCCATGAGCCAAAGCATACTCAATCTCACTTCTGGTACTGTCACCGATATAGCCTCCGACATTGATAACAAAGATCTCGTCAGACATATCAATCTTGCGCTTATGGATATCGTCCAGCATTTCCTTGGTCTTGGTAAGAGTACCTTCATCCATATTTTCCCAGACTTCATAATCCCCTGAATGGCCAAACAATCCAACACTGATTACTATTTTGCCTTCCAGCGTCAGCTTCTTCTGGACTTCCATAAACTGATCTTTAAAACGTGTGCTCCCACACAGCGTAATTACCGGATATTTCCCCTGCATCCCCAACAAACCTCCTAATCACCAATACCTATTCCTTCGTTCTTCCTCTTCAATAAGCGCCTCAAGATATAGTTGCTGCAGTTCAGCCTTGCTTAAACTGTAAACATACTCTCTAAGTTCCTCATAGTGGCGCTGTTCTTCCTCTTCTTCCTCTTTTTCCCATTCCTCAACCTGCTTAAGGAA
The sequence above is a segment of the Butyrivibrio proteoclasticus B316 genome. Coding sequences within it:
- a CDS encoding LacI family DNA-binding transcriptional regulator; this encodes MKDIAKKAQVSVATVSKVLNGTGNISEETTRKILEIAEELNYHPNLYARNLKTGSSRTIGILAEDLTVFNTPPVIDGIGACCEEKGYRYLLENLRINTLGIDPDNDKDRYSEIKNNAVSHMSSMQVDGIIYLGCHSHRVVPSIFENNIPFVCAYCISPSLAIPSVLYDDQHAAYEAVSLLIKKGHKKIATITGKVSSVHTRWRLTGYQESLYDHNIPYNPGYVVNGDWSRDSGYNATKKLIKQHVTAIFSHNDEMAMGVIDACNDAGIQVGKDIALIGFDNRELSTVCRPTLTTVEPPLFDIGYKSAEGLISKIEHKEDILRGEVRLPCRIIERDST
- a CDS encoding zinc ribbon domain-containing protein — translated: MGITDGRKDFEFNQLITCSICGKYGRFNVFMTYTVLSLFFIPTLKWNKHYYVQTSCCGTVYELDQEIGKMISRGEEVEILPIR
- a CDS encoding pyridoxamine 5'-phosphate oxidase family protein; amino-acid sequence: MWEIDYEKAASVWLEKDKDSVHMKEDALKDKIDEFIKAHNTCALAVASGDFVRCTPIEYNYVDGSFYLFSEGGLKFKALKNNKHVAFAIYEPYGGFHQLKSLQVMGLASMVEPFTDEYLKIMEHKRIPVEAMKKLPMPMNLIKIVPESYDLLDSDLKKDGYGNRQHLEV